The Nocardioides ginsengisegetis region GCGACTCGACGGTCGCCATCACCCCCAGCTCGGTGAAGATCACGCCGGCGCCGTTGCACGCCGGGCAGGCGCCCTCGGAGTTGGAGCTGAACAGCGCGGGCTTCACGCCGTTGGCCTTCGCGAAGGCCTTGCGAATCGGCTCGAGCAGTCCGGTGTACGTCGCCGGGTTGCTGCGGCGCGACCCCTTGATCGCTCCCTGGTCCACGACCACCACGCCCTCGCGCTGGGCCACCGATCCGTGGATCAGCGAGCTCTTGCCGGAGCCGGCAACCCCCGTGACGACGCAGAGGACACCGAGCGGGAGGTCCACGTCGACGTCGCGCAGGTTGTGGGTGCTCGCGCCGCGGACCTCGAGCGTGCCGGTCGGCGCGCGCAGCGACCCCTTGAGCGAGGCCCGGTCGTGGAGATGCCTACCCGTGGTCGTGTCGCTTTCGGCCAGGCCCTCGACGGTGCCCTCGAAGCAGATGCTGCCGCCGGCCGTGCCGGCCCCCGGGCCCAGGTCGACGACGTGGTCGGCGATCGCGATGGTCTCGGGCTTGTGCTCGACGACCAGGACGGTGTTGCCCTTGTCGCGCAGCTGGAGCAGGAGCTGGTTCATGCGCTCGATGTCGTGCGGGTGCAGACCGATGGTCGGCTCGTCGAAGACGTAGGTCACGTCGGTCAGCGACGACCCGAGGTGGCGGATCATCTTGGTCCGCTGCGCCTCTCCCCCGGACAGCGTGCCCGAGGGCCGGTCCAGGGACAGGTAGCCCAGCCCGATCTCGGTGAAGGCGTCGATGAGGTGGCGCAGGCCCGCCAGCAGCGGCGCGACCGACGGCTCGTCGAGCTCGCGCAGCCACTCCCCCAGGTCGGTGATCTGCATCGCGCAGAGCTCGGCGATGTTGCGGCCGCGGATCTTGGAGGACCGTGCCTCCGCGCTGAGCCGGGTCCCGTCACAGTCCGGGCAGGTGGTGAACGTGACCGCCCGCTCGACGAACCGGCGCACGTGCGGCTGCATCGACTCGACGTCCTTGGAGAGCATCGACTTCTGGACCTTGGTCAGCACGCCCTCGTAGGTGAGGTTGACGCCGTCGACCTTGATCTTCTCCGGCTCGCCGTACAGCAGCTTCTTGAGGTCGCGGGCGGAGTACTTCGCGATCGGCTTGTCCATGTCGAGGCCGGCGCCACTGAAGATCCGGCCGTACCACCCGTCCATGCTGTAGCCGGGCACCAGCAGCGCCCCCTCGGACAACGACTTCGACTCGTCGTAGATCGCGGTGAGGTCGAAGTCGTTGAGCGCCCCCATGCCCTCGCACTTGGCGCACATGCCGCCCTGGTAGACCGCGTTGCGGACCACGGATGTCGACCCCTGGCCCTTGTCGGTCTTCATCATCCCGCTCGCCACGCGGGTCGGGACGTTGAAGGCGAACGCCGTCGGCGGCCCGATGTGCGGGGTGCCGATCCGGCTGAAGAGGATGCGCAGCATCGCGTTGGCGTCCGTGACCGTGCCCACGGTCGACCGCGGGTTGGCGCCCATCCGCTCCTGGTCGACGATGATCGCTGTCGTCAGACCGTCGAGGTAGTCGACCTCGGGCCGCGCCAGCGACGGCATGAAGCCCTGCAGGAAGGCGCTGTAGGTCTCGTTGATCAGGCGTTGGGACTCCGCGGCGATGGTCGCGAAGACCAGCGAGCTCTTGCCCGAGCCCGAGACCCCCGTGAACGCCGTCAGCCGGCGCTTGGGGATCTCCAGGCTGATGTCCTTCAGGTTGTTCTCGCGGGCGCCCTGCACGCGGATCAGGTCGTGGCTGTCGGCGGGTGTGCTCTGCGGGGACATGCCTGGCGGCTCCTCGGTCGTGGTGGACGGTCGTCTCAGGCGCGCTGGTTGATGCGGAGCAGGTTGCCCGACGGGTCACGGAAGGCGCAGTCGCGGACGCCGTAGGGCTGGTCGGTGGGTTCCTGGAGCACCTCGGCCCCGCTGGCCTCGAGCTTGCCGAAGACCAGGTCGAGGTCGTCGGTGGCCAGGGTCAGCGCGGTGTAGCTGCCCTTGGCGATCAGCTCCAGGACCGTACGTCGCTCGTCGTCGGTGATGCCGGGGTCGGTGGCCGGCGGGTGCAGCACGATCGAGGTCTCCGGCTGGTTGGCGGGACCGACGGTGATCCAGCGCATGCC contains the following coding sequences:
- a CDS encoding ATP-binding cassette domain-containing protein gives rise to the protein MSPQSTPADSHDLIRVQGARENNLKDISLEIPKRRLTAFTGVSGSGKSSLVFATIAAESQRLINETYSAFLQGFMPSLARPEVDYLDGLTTAIIVDQERMGANPRSTVGTVTDANAMLRILFSRIGTPHIGPPTAFAFNVPTRVASGMMKTDKGQGSTSVVRNAVYQGGMCAKCEGMGALNDFDLTAIYDESKSLSEGALLVPGYSMDGWYGRIFSGAGLDMDKPIAKYSARDLKKLLYGEPEKIKVDGVNLTYEGVLTKVQKSMLSKDVESMQPHVRRFVERAVTFTTCPDCDGTRLSAEARSSKIRGRNIAELCAMQITDLGEWLRELDEPSVAPLLAGLRHLIDAFTEIGLGYLSLDRPSGTLSGGEAQRTKMIRHLGSSLTDVTYVFDEPTIGLHPHDIERMNQLLLQLRDKGNTVLVVEHKPETIAIADHVVDLGPGAGTAGGSICFEGTVEGLAESDTTTGRHLHDRASLKGSLRAPTGTLEVRGASTHNLRDVDVDLPLGVLCVVTGVAGSGKSSLIHGSVAQREGVVVVDQGAIKGSRRSNPATYTGLLEPIRKAFAKANGVKPALFSSNSEGACPACNGAGVIFTELGVMATVESLCEECEGRRFQASVLEYTLGGRNIAEVLAMPVVEALDFFGDGDAATPAAHKVLERLADVGLGYLTLGQPLTTLSGGERQRLKLAVQMADKGDVYVLDEPTTGLHLADVENLLGLLDRLVESGKSVVVIEHHQAVMAHADWIIDLGPGAGHDGGLVVFEGTPAALVADRSTLTGQHLAAYVGG
- a CDS encoding VOC family protein produces the protein MDITIHYAFLPHTDPEASLAFYRDTLGFEVRNDVGYAGMRWITVGPANQPETSIVLHPPATDPGITDDERRTVLELIAKGSYTALTLATDDLDLVFGKLEASGAEVLQEPTDQPYGVRDCAFRDPSGNLLRINQRA